The Nilaparvata lugens isolate BPH unplaced genomic scaffold, ASM1435652v1 scaffold5498, whole genome shotgun sequence DNA window aaaaaaaaaataaaaaggatTTATCATCCAGAATATTGAGAAAAGAGGCTTGCTTCACTCGCCTGCACTCTTCATTATCTTCATTACTCTtgcttgctctgttgccagatcgtcttttaataatgtagaattaataatcaattaacaaaatattttatcttagttcagaaattcattataaaaaatataatttcttgctataTAAAATAGGTTTTATATTCAATTtggaaaaattctacaaaatcCCTCACAACattgttgaaaatgaataaCACTTTTATTGTATCGTTCAACATCTTTACAACAAAAGgttttaaaataaatagaatgaaatagtaaaattttggaaaatattcAACAGTTTGGTTTCATGTGTTACCAGTGTGATTAAAATATAAAGCCTAGAAACCAGACATAATTATTACTGTGATTGATTGAAAccataaatattcaaattgctaatgataatgaaaacgcagaaaaatatcaattcagCACATCTTTAAAAGTAGGATATATGTTGCCTATGTAATCTTTCCCCtatcttatttattattacagtaacttattattaattaataaacctaGCATTGTTTTAAgttctatattattataagtcaaattgaatctttgaataaataaaatgattgaatgaattgatgaaataaCTTCCAACCTGTTTAAGATCCAGCGTGAATGTGACAAACTGGTACTGCGCGCCTTGCTGCAAAGAAGGCGATTGCCACCATCTTCCCGCGCTGCCGTCAACTGCGTACGCCGCCAAATGCCGCTTGTTCGGATCACTGCTGCGCGCGTCGCAAACCGCGCACTGTTCGCCGCGTGCACTTGCCGCACCGCGAACACTTGCC harbors:
- the LOC120356006 gene encoding laminin subunit alpha-1-like, encoding TADPSPTPGLYPGKVNVAARARVWANATCGERRAEEFCRLATDARGGSASVRGAASARGEQCAVCDARSSDPNKRHLAAYAVDGSAGRWWQSPSLQQGAQYQFVTFTLDLKQ